One window of the Rissa tridactyla isolate bRisTri1 chromosome 9, bRisTri1.patW.cur.20221130, whole genome shotgun sequence genome contains the following:
- the LOC128914675 gene encoding nuclear cap-binding protein subunit 2, producing MSGLLHTTLSGLNSDSYCEISQYRDQHFRGSRQLQEKSLKISSTLYVGNLSFYTTEEQIQELFSKCGDVKRIVMGLDKIKKTPCGFCFVEYYTRADAEHAMRFINGTRLDDRIIRTDWDAGFKEGRQYGRGKTGGQVRDEYRTDYDVGRGGFGKIIQMQKANHQPAIY from the exons ATGTCGGGGCTGCTCCACACCACCCTGAGCGGGCTCAACAGCGACTCCTACTGCGAGATCAGCCAGTATCGCGACCAGCACTTCCGG GGTagcaggcagctgcaggagaAATCCCTGAAAATCTCCTCGACGCTGTATGTCGGCAACCTGTCCTTCTACACCACCGAGGAGCAGATCCAGGAGCTCTTCTCCAAGTGCGGAGACGTCAAGAGAATTGTCATGGGGCTGGACAAGATCAAGAAAACCCCCTGTGGCTTCTGTTTTGTGGA ATACTACACAAGAGCAGACGCTGAACATGCAATGCGATTTATCAACGGCACACGGCTAGATGACCGCATCATTCGAACTGACTGGGATGCAGGGTTTAAGGAAGGGCGACAGTATGGAAGAGGAAAGACTGGAGGACAG GTGCGAGATGAGTACCGGACAGACTATGACGTGGGAAGAGGTGGCTTTGGCAAGATCATTCAGATGCAGAAGGCAAATCATCAGCCCGCGATCTATTAA